A region of Solibacillus isronensis DNA encodes the following proteins:
- a CDS encoding DUF1146 family protein, translating to MDLYVEAGQQAIVNVLAYIIFIGIALYALQGLRIEQLFKKGKTFQIQLFYILSSIVIGSIVADFFLNFLSWSQTIPYIFS from the coding sequence ATGGATTTATATGTCGAGGCTGGCCAACAAGCAATCGTTAATGTGTTAGCATATATTATATTTATAGGAATTGCCCTTTATGCATTACAAGGACTAAGAATCGAACAATTATTTAAAAAAGGAAAGACTTTTCAAATTCAGCTCTTTTATATTTTGTCGAGTATTGTTATTGGTTCAATTGTAGCGGATTTCTTTTTAAACTTTTTAAGCTGGTCGCAAACGATTCCCTATATTTTTAGTTAA
- the atpG gene encoding ATP synthase F1 subunit gamma yields the protein MVNLREIKGRINSTKSTKQITKAMQMVSSSKLRRAEQNAKSYVPYMEKIQDVVGAIATGTKDSGHPMLTTRPVKKTAYLVIGSDRGLAGAYNSSILREVQNTINERHKSKDEYVVLVVGRVVRDYFVKRGHNVIADVVALPDQPSFADIKEIARNAVGMFIDGTYDELYMYYNHFVSAIQNEVTVKKVLPLTDIAPSSSNASYEFEPSGEAILEVLLPQYAESLIYGALLDGKASEHSARMTAMKNATDNANDLIADLSLQYNRARQAAITQEITEIVGGAAALE from the coding sequence GTGGTAAACTTACGCGAAATTAAAGGTCGTATTAACTCTACAAAGTCAACAAAACAAATTACGAAAGCGATGCAGATGGTTTCTTCTTCAAAGTTACGTCGTGCAGAGCAAAATGCTAAGTCTTACGTTCCATACATGGAAAAAATCCAGGACGTAGTAGGCGCAATCGCAACAGGTACTAAAGATAGCGGACATCCAATGTTAACTACTCGTCCTGTTAAGAAAACAGCTTACTTAGTCATCGGTTCTGACCGTGGTTTAGCAGGTGCTTACAACTCAAGCATTTTACGTGAAGTTCAGAACACAATTAACGAACGTCACAAGTCTAAAGATGAGTACGTAGTTTTAGTAGTAGGTCGTGTTGTTCGTGATTACTTTGTAAAGCGTGGACACAATGTTATCGCAGATGTAGTTGCTCTACCAGACCAACCATCATTTGCTGATATTAAAGAAATCGCTCGTAATGCTGTTGGTATGTTCATTGATGGTACGTATGATGAACTTTATATGTACTACAATCACTTCGTATCTGCAATTCAAAACGAAGTGACTGTGAAAAAAGTTCTTCCTTTAACTGATATTGCACCTTCTTCAAGCAATGCTTCTTATGAGTTTGAGCCATCAGGCGAAGCTATTTTAGAAGTATTACTTCCACAATATGCGGAAAGCTTAATTTACGGCGCTTTATTAGACGGAAAAGCGAGTGAACATTCAGCGCGTATGACAGCAATGAAAAACGCTACAGACAATGCAAACGATCTTATTGCAGACCTTTCTCTACAATATAACCGTGCACGTCAAGCGGCGATTACACAAGAAATTACAGAAATCGTTGGTGGAGCTGCAGCCTTAGAATAG
- the atpF gene encoding F0F1 ATP synthase subunit B yields MFLDYLALGAGATGLNLGDAIATLVIFLGLMALLKKFAWGPLMGIMREREELVASGIDAAEKAKKETQALLEEQKSLLKEARTEAQSIIENAKKQGEATREEIVVTARAEANRLKESAVRDIEAEREKAIAAVREEVVSLSVLAASKVLGKEISEADNSALIKETIAKAGEAK; encoded by the coding sequence GTGTTTTTAGACTATCTTGCACTAGGTGCAGGCGCAACTGGACTCAACTTAGGTGATGCAATTGCGACGTTAGTGATTTTCTTAGGTTTAATGGCACTTCTTAAAAAGTTCGCTTGGGGTCCTTTAATGGGTATCATGCGCGAGCGTGAAGAGCTGGTTGCAAGCGGAATCGATGCAGCTGAAAAAGCTAAAAAAGAAACACAAGCACTATTAGAAGAACAAAAGAGCCTTCTTAAGGAAGCTCGCACTGAAGCGCAATCAATTATTGAGAACGCTAAAAAGCAAGGCGAAGCAACTCGCGAAGAAATCGTGGTAACTGCACGCGCTGAAGCGAACCGTCTAAAAGAATCTGCTGTTCGTGATATCGAAGCAGAAAGAGAAAAAGCAATCGCTGCTGTACGTGAAGAAGTAGTTTCATTATCAGTACTTGCTGCGTCTAAAGTTCTTGGGAAAGAAATTTCTGAAGCAGACAATAGCGCACTAATTAAAGAAACGATTGCGAAGGCAGGCGAAGCGAAATGA
- the murA gene encoding UDP-N-acetylglucosamine 1-carboxyvinyltransferase: MERIIVTGGQTLKGTVRVEGAKNAVLPILAASLLASKDKNMIKDVPNLADVGTIGEVLKSLNAIVEYDVEKNEMMIDASMKLSSEAQFEFVSKMRASILVMGSLLARNGYARVALPGGCAIGSRPIELHLKGFEAMGAEISFGHGYVEAKVKGELKGAEIYLDFPSVGATENIMTAASLAKGTTIIENAAKEPEIVDLANFINAMGGRVIGAGTDTIRIEGVKELKGCEHYIIPDRIEAGTFMVAAAITRGDVLIENAVPEHMTALTAKMREMGVEVIEEDEGIRVRANDPLKAVDIKTMPHPGFPTDMQSQMMALMLTANGTSIITETVFENRFMHVEEFRRMNADAKIEGRSVFIEGGKKLQGAEVSATDLRAAAALILTGLVSEGVTRVTKLHHLDRGYVDFHKKLASLGAMIERIDSEEEVLQEIVVTV; encoded by the coding sequence GTGGAGAGAATTATTGTTACTGGAGGTCAGACACTAAAAGGCACAGTACGCGTAGAAGGCGCAAAAAATGCTGTATTACCGATTTTGGCTGCTTCTCTATTAGCTTCTAAAGATAAAAATATGATTAAAGATGTACCAAACTTAGCAGATGTCGGTACGATTGGTGAAGTGTTAAAAAGTTTAAATGCGATTGTCGAATATGATGTCGAGAAAAACGAAATGATGATTGATGCCTCTATGAAGCTATCTAGTGAAGCGCAATTTGAGTTTGTAAGTAAAATGCGTGCATCCATTTTAGTAATGGGTTCATTATTAGCACGTAATGGCTATGCACGTGTAGCATTACCGGGCGGCTGTGCAATTGGATCTCGTCCAATCGAACTTCATTTGAAAGGCTTCGAAGCTATGGGTGCAGAGATTTCCTTTGGACATGGTTATGTCGAAGCAAAAGTAAAAGGTGAACTAAAAGGCGCAGAAATCTATTTAGACTTCCCAAGTGTTGGGGCTACTGAAAACATTATGACAGCAGCTTCTTTAGCAAAAGGGACGACTATTATTGAAAATGCAGCGAAAGAACCTGAAATAGTAGATTTGGCAAACTTTATTAACGCAATGGGTGGCCGTGTCATCGGTGCCGGTACTGATACGATTCGTATCGAAGGCGTTAAAGAATTAAAAGGTTGCGAACATTATATTATTCCAGACCGCATTGAAGCCGGAACATTTATGGTAGCGGCAGCAATTACTCGCGGAGATGTATTAATTGAAAACGCTGTACCAGAGCATATGACAGCACTGACTGCAAAAATGCGTGAAATGGGTGTAGAAGTTATCGAAGAAGATGAAGGCATCCGTGTGCGCGCAAATGACCCGTTAAAAGCGGTTGATATTAAAACGATGCCACACCCAGGTTTCCCGACAGATATGCAATCACAAATGATGGCATTAATGTTAACGGCAAACGGAACAAGTATCATCACTGAAACAGTTTTCGAAAATCGTTTTATGCATGTTGAAGAATTCCGTCGCATGAATGCAGACGCAAAGATCGAAGGGCGTTCTGTATTCATTGAAGGTGGCAAAAAACTTCAAGGTGCCGAAGTATCAGCAACAGATTTACGTGCAGCAGCAGCACTAATTTTAACTGGTCTTGTATCTGAAGGCGTAACACGAGTTACAAAGTTACACCATTTAGATCGCGGCTATGTGGATTTCCACAAAAAACTAGCTTCTTTAGGTGCAATGATCGAGCGCATCGATTCAGAAGAAGAAGTGTTACAAGAAATCGTTGTAACAGTTTAA
- a CDS encoding F0F1 ATP synthase subunit epsilon — MKTVTVNIVTPDGSVYDSEVTMVIAKTTSGEIGVLAGHIPMVAPLTIGSVKLKKADGTTDVAAVSGGFIEVRPEKISILAPSAEVASTIDVARAKEALARAEGRLQKKQDDIDFQRAELSLKRAMNRINVHEGNI, encoded by the coding sequence ATGAAGACAGTTACAGTCAATATTGTCACTCCCGACGGCTCAGTATACGATTCAGAAGTAACGATGGTAATCGCTAAAACGACTTCAGGTGAAATTGGTGTCTTAGCTGGCCATATTCCTATGGTTGCTCCACTTACAATTGGTTCTGTGAAGCTTAAAAAAGCAGACGGCACTACAGATGTCGCAGCGGTTAGCGGTGGTTTCATTGAAGTTCGCCCTGAAAAAATTTCGATTTTAGCTCCTTCTGCAGAAGTTGCTTCTACGATCGATGTTGCCCGTGCTAAAGAAGCTTTAGCTCGTGCTGAAGGTCGCCTTCAAAAGAAACAAGATGACATCGATTTCCAACGCGCGGAATTATCTTTAAAACGTGCGATGAATCGTATCAATGTTCATGAGGGTAATATCTAA
- a CDS encoding ATP synthase subunit I, protein MLNLHHVFAMQKKAFFFLLAVCALGWGFSPYDSIFAGIALGAFFGTYNFWILLRRMEKFDRSISEGTKVASIGTALRFGSGVAAVAIAISLPQYFHLISTVIGLMIPYIFLVVERVVHHIKSH, encoded by the coding sequence ATGCTAAATTTGCATCACGTTTTTGCAATGCAGAAGAAAGCGTTCTTTTTTTTGCTTGCTGTTTGTGCGTTAGGCTGGGGATTTTCACCATATGATTCTATATTTGCTGGTATAGCCCTAGGTGCGTTCTTTGGTACGTATAATTTTTGGATTTTACTTCGACGTATGGAAAAATTTGACCGTTCCATTAGTGAAGGGACAAAAGTAGCATCTATCGGTACAGCGCTTCGCTTTGGATCAGGTGTTGCCGCAGTCGCAATCGCAATATCGTTGCCACAATATTTTCACTTAATAAGCACGGTCATTGGGCTGATGATTCCGTACATCTTTTTAGTAGTAGAAAGAGTAGTACATCATATAAAAAGCCACTAA
- the upp gene encoding uracil phosphoribosyltransferase: MSKVYVFDHPLIQHKLTYIRDKETGTKEFRELVDEVATLMAFEITRDLPLEEIEVDTPVTKAKAKVLSGKKMAIVPILRAGIGMVDGVLKLIPAAKVGHIGLYRDPETLKPVEYYAKLPADVEERDFIIVDPMLATGGSAVEAINSLKKRGAKSIKFMCLIAAPEGVEEIQKNHSDVDIYIASLDEKLNDHGYIVPGLGDAGDRLFGTK, encoded by the coding sequence TTCGAGATAAAGAAACAGGTACAAAAGAATTCAGGGAGTTAGTTGATGAAGTAGCAACATTAATGGCTTTTGAAATTACTCGCGATTTACCGCTTGAAGAAATTGAAGTGGACACACCTGTTACAAAGGCGAAAGCAAAAGTATTATCAGGGAAGAAAATGGCGATTGTCCCAATTTTACGTGCGGGTATCGGAATGGTAGATGGCGTATTAAAATTAATTCCTGCTGCAAAAGTAGGGCATATTGGTCTTTACCGTGATCCGGAAACATTAAAACCGGTAGAATATTATGCGAAACTTCCAGCAGATGTTGAAGAGCGTGACTTCATTATTGTTGACCCGATGTTAGCAACGGGTGGTTCAGCTGTAGAAGCGATTAATTCACTGAAAAAGCGCGGCGCAAAAAGCATTAAGTTTATGTGTCTGATCGCAGCTCCAGAAGGTGTGGAAGAAATTCAAAAAAATCACTCAGACGTAGATATTTACATCGCATCTCTAGATGAAAAATTAAATGATCATGGCTATATCGTACCAGGCTTGGGTGATGCCGGGGATCGTTTGTTCGGAACAAAATAA
- the wecB gene encoding non-hydrolyzing UDP-N-acetylglucosamine 2-epimerase — MTKKFKVMTIFGTRPEAIKMAPLVLELEKHPEQIESIVTVTAQHRQMLDQVLETFEITPDYDLNIMKDRQTLVDVATNALLGLDRVMKEAKPDIVLVHGDTATTFVGSLAAFYNQIAIGHVEAGLRTGQKYSPYPEEMNRQLTGVMADLHFAPTEQSRANLLKENKPAEAIFVTGNTAIDALKTTVSDHYTHPVIEKIGSDRMILLTAHRRENLGEPMRNMFRAIMRLLNEHEDVQVVYPVHMNPAVREVANEILGDNPRVHLIEPLEVFDFHNFAARSYMILTDSGGVQEEAPSLGKPVLVLRDTTERPEGIAAGTLKLAGTDEEVIYKMAKELLINDGAYEAMAHASNPYGDGYASERIVEALLKFAQKQLVEEIIEKAETR, encoded by the coding sequence ATGACGAAGAAGTTTAAAGTTATGACGATTTTTGGAACACGTCCGGAAGCAATTAAAATGGCACCTCTTGTGCTGGAACTGGAAAAGCATCCGGAACAAATTGAATCGATTGTTACTGTAACAGCCCAGCACCGTCAAATGCTTGACCAAGTGTTGGAAACTTTTGAAATTACACCGGACTATGATTTAAATATTATGAAAGACCGTCAAACATTAGTAGATGTTGCGACGAATGCACTTTTAGGACTTGATCGAGTAATGAAGGAAGCGAAGCCTGATATCGTGTTAGTACATGGTGATACGGCGACAACTTTTGTTGGTAGTCTGGCGGCTTTCTACAATCAAATTGCAATTGGCCATGTTGAAGCCGGACTTCGTACAGGTCAAAAATATTCACCTTATCCTGAAGAGATGAACCGTCAGTTAACAGGTGTAATGGCAGATCTGCATTTTGCACCAACTGAGCAATCTCGTGCAAACCTGTTAAAGGAAAATAAACCGGCAGAAGCAATTTTTGTAACAGGTAACACGGCAATTGACGCATTAAAAACAACAGTAAGTGACCATTACACACATCCGGTTATTGAAAAAATCGGTTCAGACCGCATGATTTTACTAACAGCACACCGTCGTGAGAATCTAGGTGAGCCAATGCGTAATATGTTCCGTGCAATTATGCGTCTGTTGAACGAGCATGAGGATGTTCAAGTTGTTTACCCGGTGCATATGAATCCTGCAGTTCGAGAAGTAGCCAATGAAATTTTAGGGGACAACCCGCGTGTTCATTTAATTGAACCGTTGGAAGTATTTGATTTCCACAATTTCGCTGCCCGTTCTTATATGATTTTAACGGATTCTGGCGGTGTCCAAGAAGAAGCACCATCGTTAGGGAAACCGGTGCTGGTTTTACGTGATACGACAGAGCGTCCAGAAGGGATTGCGGCAGGTACATTGAAACTAGCGGGAACAGATGAAGAAGTTATTTACAAGATGGCAAAAGAATTATTAATTAATGACGGAGCTTATGAAGCGATGGCACACGCATCGAATCCGTATGGAGATGGATATGCTTCAGAGCGTATTGTGGAAGCATTACTGAAATTTGCTCAAAAACAGTTAGTAGAAGAAATTATCGAAAAAGCGGAGACTCGATAA
- the atpE gene encoding F0F1 ATP synthase subunit C, producing the protein MVGSVGLLAAAIAIGLAALGAGIGNGLIVSKTVEGIARQPEARGALQTTMFIGVALVEALPIIAVVIAFIVMNQ; encoded by the coding sequence ATGGTAGGTTCAGTAGGTTTATTAGCAGCAGCAATCGCAATCGGTTTAGCAGCACTAGGTGCAGGTATTGGTAACGGTTTAATCGTTTCAAAAACAGTAGAAGGTATCGCTCGTCAACCAGAAGCACGTGGCGCACTTCAAACTACAATGTTCATCGGGGTAGCGTTAGTAGAAGCATTACCGATCATCGCAGTAGTAATCGCATTCATCGTAATGAACCAATAG
- the atpD gene encoding F0F1 ATP synthase subunit beta, protein MNKGHVLQVMGPVVDVKFANGQLPDIYNALTVTIERPNEAPTTLALEVALHLGDDSVRTIAMSSTDGLQRGAEVTNSGAPISVPVGEATLGRVFNVLGEVIDLGEEIPADVRRDSIHREAPTFDQLSTTVEILETGIKVVDLLAPYIKGGKIGLFGGAGVGKTVLIQELINNIAQEHAGISVFAGVGERTREGNDLFFEMTDSGVIKQTAMVFGQMNEPPGARMRVALTGLTMAEFFRDEQGADVLLFIDNIFRFTQAGSEVSALLGRMPSAVGYQPTLATEMGKLQERITSTTKGSVTSIQAIYVPADDYTDPAPATTFAHLDATTNLERKLSEMGIYPAVDPLASTSRALSPEIVGPEHYAIATGVQRTIQRYRELQDIIAILGMDELSDEDKQTVERARRIQFFLSQNFHVAEQFTGQKGSYVPVKETVRSFKEILDGKWDHLPEDAFRLVGSIDEVVAKAKEMGVQV, encoded by the coding sequence ATGAACAAAGGACACGTTCTTCAAGTAATGGGTCCAGTAGTAGACGTAAAGTTTGCTAATGGTCAATTACCAGACATTTATAACGCATTAACAGTTACAATTGAACGTCCTAACGAAGCACCGACTACTCTTGCATTAGAAGTAGCGCTTCACTTAGGTGACGATTCTGTTCGTACAATTGCCATGTCATCTACTGATGGTTTACAACGTGGAGCAGAAGTAACAAACTCAGGAGCACCAATCTCAGTACCAGTTGGTGAAGCTACATTAGGTCGCGTATTTAACGTACTTGGTGAAGTTATCGACTTAGGTGAAGAAATTCCTGCTGATGTTCGTCGTGATTCTATTCACCGCGAAGCTCCAACATTCGATCAATTATCAACTACTGTAGAAATCCTTGAAACAGGTATCAAAGTAGTAGACTTATTAGCACCATACATCAAAGGTGGTAAAATCGGTCTATTCGGTGGTGCCGGCGTAGGTAAAACAGTATTAATCCAAGAATTAATCAACAACATCGCACAAGAGCACGCAGGTATTTCTGTATTCGCAGGTGTAGGTGAGCGTACTCGTGAGGGTAACGACTTATTCTTCGAGATGACAGATTCAGGCGTAATCAAACAAACTGCGATGGTATTCGGTCAAATGAATGAGCCACCTGGAGCACGTATGCGCGTAGCTTTAACTGGTTTAACAATGGCTGAGTTCTTCCGTGATGAGCAAGGTGCAGACGTACTTTTATTCATCGACAACATTTTCCGTTTCACACAAGCAGGTTCTGAGGTTTCTGCCCTATTAGGTCGTATGCCTTCAGCGGTAGGTTACCAACCAACACTTGCTACAGAAATGGGTAAATTACAAGAGCGTATCACATCTACTACTAAAGGTTCTGTAACTTCGATCCAAGCGATTTACGTACCAGCCGATGACTATACTGACCCGGCTCCGGCTACAACTTTCGCCCACTTAGATGCAACAACTAACCTTGAGCGTAAATTATCTGAGATGGGTATCTATCCAGCGGTAGACCCATTAGCTTCGACTTCTCGTGCATTATCACCAGAAATCGTTGGACCAGAACACTATGCAATCGCAACTGGTGTTCAACGTACAATCCAACGTTACCGTGAGTTACAAGATATCATTGCTATCTTAGGTATGGATGAGTTATCTGATGAAGATAAACAAACTGTAGAACGTGCTCGTCGTATCCAGTTCTTCTTATCTCAAAACTTCCACGTAGCGGAGCAATTCACTGGTCAAAAAGGTTCTTATGTACCTGTTAAAGAAACTGTTCGTTCATTCAAGGAAATCCTTGATGGCAAATGGGATCACTTACCAGAAGATGCTTTCCGTCTAGTTGGTTCGATTGATGAAGTAGTAGCGAAAGCTAAAGAAATGGGCGTACAAGTCTAA
- the atpA gene encoding F0F1 ATP synthase subunit alpha, whose amino-acid sequence MGIKAEEISSLIKQQIEGYQSELKVSEVGTVITVGDGIARAHGLDNAMAGELLEFSNGVMGMAQNLEEGNVGIVILGDYLGIKEGDEVRRTGRIMEVPVGEELIGRVVNPLGMPVDGLGPINTTKSRPIESPAFGVMARKSVHEPLQTGIKAIDALVPIGRGQRELIIGDRQVGKTSVAIDTILNQQGEDMICIYVAIGQKESTVRNVVETLRKHGALDYTIVVTASASQPAPLLYLAPFAGVSMAEEFMLDGKHVLIVYDDLTKQASAYRELSLLLRRPPGREAYPGDVFYLHSRLLERAAKLNETYKNGSITALPFVETQAGDISAYIPTNVISITDGQIFLQSDLFNSGVRPAINAGLSVSRVGGSAQIKAMKKVAGTLRLDLAAFRELESFAQFGSDLDAITLAKLERGKRTVEVLKQDLNKPLKVEKQVAILYALTKGHLDDIPVQDIVRFEREFLSWLDTNHTNVLDHVRTTKELAPDAEYVEAINAFKKTFAKSE is encoded by the coding sequence ATGGGCATCAAAGCTGAAGAAATCAGCAGTCTGATTAAACAGCAGATTGAAGGTTATCAATCGGAATTAAAAGTAAGCGAAGTAGGTACAGTTATCACTGTTGGTGACGGTATCGCTCGTGCTCATGGCCTCGACAACGCCATGGCTGGAGAGCTTTTAGAGTTCTCAAACGGTGTTATGGGTATGGCACAAAACCTAGAAGAAGGTAACGTTGGTATCGTAATTTTAGGAGACTACCTAGGCATCAAAGAAGGCGATGAGGTTCGTCGTACAGGTCGTATTATGGAAGTACCAGTTGGTGAAGAACTAATTGGCCGTGTTGTAAACCCACTTGGTATGCCAGTGGATGGATTAGGTCCAATCAACACAACAAAATCTCGTCCAATCGAAAGTCCAGCTTTCGGTGTAATGGCACGTAAATCAGTACATGAGCCATTACAAACAGGTATCAAAGCGATCGACGCTTTAGTACCAATCGGTCGTGGTCAACGTGAGTTAATCATCGGTGACCGTCAAGTTGGTAAAACATCTGTAGCGATCGATACAATCTTAAACCAACAAGGCGAAGATATGATCTGTATCTACGTTGCAATTGGTCAAAAAGAATCAACTGTACGTAACGTAGTTGAAACTTTACGTAAACACGGTGCATTAGATTACACAATCGTTGTAACTGCTTCTGCATCACAACCAGCTCCATTACTATACCTTGCTCCTTTCGCAGGTGTATCTATGGCAGAAGAATTCATGTTAGATGGTAAGCACGTATTGATCGTTTATGATGACTTAACTAAACAAGCATCAGCATACCGTGAACTTTCACTTCTTCTACGCCGTCCTCCAGGTCGTGAAGCTTACCCTGGTGACGTATTCTACTTACACAGCCGTCTACTTGAGCGTGCTGCGAAGTTAAACGAAACATACAAAAACGGTTCGATTACAGCGCTTCCATTCGTAGAAACGCAAGCGGGCGATATCTCTGCATATATCCCAACAAACGTAATCTCAATCACAGATGGTCAAATCTTCTTACAATCAGACTTATTCAACTCAGGTGTACGTCCTGCGATCAACGCTGGTTTATCAGTATCACGTGTAGGTGGTTCTGCTCAAATCAAAGCGATGAAAAAAGTAGCTGGTACATTACGTCTTGACTTAGCAGCATTCCGTGAGTTAGAGTCATTCGCTCAATTCGGTTCTGACTTAGACGCAATCACACTTGCTAAATTAGAGCGTGGTAAACGTACTGTTGAAGTTTTAAAACAAGACTTAAACAAACCACTTAAAGTTGAAAAACAAGTTGCGATCCTTTATGCATTAACTAAAGGTCACTTAGATGATATTCCAGTACAAGACATCGTTCGTTTCGAACGCGAATTCTTAAGCTGGTTAGATACAAACCACACAAATGTTTTAGATCATGTTCGTACAACTAAAGAACTTGCTCCAGACGCAGAGTATGTTGAAGCTATTAATGCGTTCAAAAAGACTTTCGCTAAATCTGAGTAA
- the atpB gene encoding F0F1 ATP synthase subunit A: protein MDHTAPELDLDLGFMTLTFNLSTVLTLLVAAVIVFIIAFVSTRTLALKPTGMQNFMEWVMDFVKNIIKSNMDWKTGGRFHILGITLIMFIAVSNLLGLPMGGIAYGSDLWWKSPTADPVVTMTLASMVLVLTQYYGVKMQGTGGYAKTFFQPMSFMFPLKVIEEFANTLTLGLRLYGNIYAGEILLTLLTGLAVSSAFGFFGAIVPMMAWMGFSIFIGFIQAFIFTMLTMVYMAHKVSTDH, encoded by the coding sequence ATGGATCATACAGCTCCAGAGCTAGATTTGGATTTAGGCTTTATGACGCTTACTTTCAACTTATCTACAGTACTAACTCTCTTAGTAGCTGCAGTCATCGTATTTATTATCGCGTTTGTTTCAACACGTACTCTTGCGTTAAAACCGACTGGTATGCAGAACTTCATGGAATGGGTTATGGATTTCGTGAAAAATATTATTAAGAGTAACATGGACTGGAAAACTGGTGGGCGCTTCCACATTCTAGGGATTACATTAATCATGTTCATTGCAGTGTCCAACTTACTTGGTTTACCAATGGGTGGTATTGCTTACGGCAGTGATTTATGGTGGAAATCACCAACAGCCGATCCAGTCGTAACAATGACATTAGCTTCGATGGTTCTAGTATTAACACAGTATTATGGCGTGAAAATGCAAGGTACAGGCGGTTATGCTAAAACGTTCTTCCAACCAATGTCATTTATGTTCCCGTTAAAAGTTATTGAAGAGTTTGCAAATACGTTAACTCTTGGTCTACGTCTTTACGGTAACATTTACGCCGGTGAGATTTTACTAACGTTACTAACTGGTTTAGCAGTTTCAAGTGCGTTTGGTTTCTTCGGTGCAATCGTACCTATGATGGCGTGGATGGGATTCTCGATTTTCATCGGGTTTATCCAAGCTTTCATTTTCACTATGTTAACGATGGTTTACATGGCTCACAAAGTGAGTACAGACCATTAA
- a CDS encoding F0F1 ATP synthase subunit delta, whose amino-acid sequence MSQSTVANRYAQAIYELALSKNLLAEVGADLREIKTVVTTNEEFMALLTAPKISTDRKKELIAQILTGAQPIVVNMVQFLIEKKRLNELTAVADQYQALSAAAQGTADAKVYSTRELTDGERAEISAAFGKLVGKGQLNITNIIDASLIGGVRVQIGNYIFDSTVASKLEDLKRVLVG is encoded by the coding sequence ATGAGTCAATCGACTGTAGCAAATCGCTATGCTCAAGCAATTTACGAATTAGCATTAAGCAAAAACCTTCTTGCTGAAGTAGGTGCAGATTTACGTGAGATCAAAACAGTAGTAACTACAAACGAAGAGTTTATGGCTTTACTTACTGCTCCGAAAATTTCTACTGACCGAAAGAAAGAGCTTATCGCTCAAATTTTAACGGGTGCACAGCCAATCGTTGTAAATATGGTTCAATTCTTAATCGAAAAGAAACGTTTAAACGAATTAACAGCTGTAGCAGACCAGTATCAAGCATTATCAGCTGCCGCTCAAGGCACTGCAGATGCAAAAGTTTACTCAACGCGTGAATTAACGGATGGCGAACGTGCAGAAATTTCTGCTGCTTTCGGCAAGTTAGTCGGCAAAGGGCAACTTAACATTACAAATATTATCGATGCGTCATTAATTGGTGGCGTACGCGTTCAAATCGGCAACTACATTTTCGACAGCACTGTAGCGTCTAAGCTAGAGGACTTAAAACGAGTATTAGTTGGCTAA